One Streptomyces sp. NBC_00554 DNA segment encodes these proteins:
- a CDS encoding 2,3-dihydro-2,3-dihydroxybenzoate dehydrogenase yields the protein MSTGTELAGRLALVTGAGRGIGEAVVAALLEQGARVLATDLAFENVTALADKYGEQVTARPLDVTDAAAVEALVADAERTLGPLDIAVNVAGILRSSDVVDLTDADWAATFAVNTNGVFHVSRSVARRMAVRGRGSIVTVASNAAGIPRAGLAAYAASKAAAVMFTKCLGLEVASRGVRCNTVSPGSTLTDMQRALWTASTDQAEATRRVIEGDLATHRTGIPLGRIADPADIADAVAFLVSDRARHITMHDLYVDGGATLRA from the coding sequence GTGAGCACCGGAACCGAGCTCGCCGGAAGGCTCGCCCTGGTGACCGGCGCGGGCCGGGGTATCGGCGAGGCGGTGGTCGCGGCGCTCCTCGAGCAGGGCGCCCGCGTCCTCGCCACCGACCTGGCCTTCGAGAACGTGACAGCCCTCGCCGACAAGTACGGCGAGCAGGTCACCGCCCGCCCGCTCGACGTCACGGACGCCGCCGCCGTCGAGGCCCTGGTCGCCGACGCCGAGCGCACCCTCGGACCGCTGGACATCGCGGTCAACGTCGCCGGAATCCTCAGGAGTTCGGACGTCGTGGACCTGACGGACGCGGACTGGGCGGCCACCTTCGCCGTCAACACCAACGGCGTGTTCCACGTCTCGCGTTCCGTCGCCCGCCGGATGGCAGTGCGCGGCCGCGGCAGCATCGTCACCGTCGCCTCGAACGCGGCCGGTATCCCCCGCGCCGGCTTGGCCGCCTACGCCGCCTCGAAGGCCGCGGCCGTGATGTTCACGAAATGCCTGGGCCTGGAGGTGGCCTCACGGGGCGTCCGGTGCAACACCGTCTCCCCCGGCTCGACCCTCACCGACATGCAGCGCGCGCTGTGGACCGCCTCCACCGACCAGGCGGAAGCGACCCGGCGCGTCATCGAAGGTGACCTCGCGACACACCGCACGGGCATCCCGCTCGGCCGGATCGCCGACCCCGCCGACATCGCCGACGCTGTCGCCTTCCTCGTCTCCGACCGCGCCCGTCACATCACCATGCACGACCTGTACGTCGACGGCGGCGCCACCCTCCGGGCCTGA
- a CDS encoding ABC transporter substrate-binding protein — MAPNLLFPSRGIARPAVSAALLAACALVVTACGSSEKSAGSGGTSAASTTKVTDATGTEVKVPAAPERVVALSEMDLDSALTLGVEPVGLTAGRGQTGAPAYLADKAEDIPVVGAVTGPDIEKVVQAKPDVILAGQLADEQVLAQLRKIAPTVVTIDNTKSWKKSLELTGKVLGRTNEAEKFLTEYDAKVAALKTDLGDRAGASVSVTRYSAKGSAVMQQGVFISDVLKDLGFERPGIQADQGEGHSTPISEENLKEIDGDWLFIGTLDPGTSDAALLAALAKKAAYKQLSAVQDKHATVIDGSKWTSLGGAEAAVSVLDDIRKAMVK; from the coding sequence ATGGCGCCGAACCTGCTCTTCCCCTCCCGTGGCATCGCCCGCCCCGCCGTTTCGGCCGCTCTTCTCGCCGCCTGCGCGCTGGTCGTGACCGCCTGTGGATCCTCGGAGAAAAGCGCCGGCTCCGGTGGCACGAGCGCGGCGAGTACGACCAAGGTCACCGACGCCACCGGCACCGAGGTGAAGGTTCCCGCCGCGCCCGAACGGGTCGTCGCGCTCAGCGAGATGGACCTCGACTCGGCGCTCACCCTCGGCGTCGAGCCGGTGGGCCTGACGGCCGGCCGCGGCCAGACGGGCGCCCCCGCCTACCTCGCGGACAAGGCCGAGGACATACCCGTGGTGGGCGCCGTGACCGGCCCCGACATCGAGAAGGTCGTCCAGGCCAAGCCGGATGTCATCCTCGCCGGGCAGCTCGCCGACGAACAAGTACTCGCGCAGCTGCGGAAGATCGCCCCCACCGTCGTCACGATCGACAACACCAAGAGCTGGAAGAAGTCGCTCGAACTCACCGGCAAGGTGCTCGGCAGGACCAACGAGGCCGAGAAATTCCTCACCGAGTACGACGCGAAGGTCGCGGCTCTGAAGACGGACCTCGGCGACCGGGCCGGAGCGAGCGTCTCCGTGACGCGCTACTCGGCCAAGGGCTCGGCCGTCATGCAGCAGGGCGTGTTCATCAGCGACGTCCTCAAGGACCTCGGCTTCGAGCGGCCCGGAATCCAGGCCGATCAGGGCGAGGGCCACTCGACGCCGATCAGCGAGGAGAACCTCAAGGAGATCGACGGCGACTGGCTGTTCATCGGCACCCTCGACCCGGGCACTTCGGACGCCGCACTGCTCGCCGCGCTGGCCAAGAAGGCGGCGTACAAGCAGCTCAGCGCCGTACAGGACAAGCACGCGACCGTGATCGACGGTTCCAAGTGGACGAGCCTGGGCGGCGCCGAGGCGGCCGTCTCGGTGCTCGACGACATCCGGAAGGCCATGGTCAAGTGA
- a CDS encoding FecCD family ABC transporter permease, with translation MRAIDRAGSGRPLPSETRPVLLATAGLVLLLPALALLSLLIGTGSSSVGGAWDYLVGDPAARADAQLRLAVMDVRLPRTLAAVLVGACLGTAGCLLQAATRNPLAETGLLGVNSGAAFAVVLGLTYFGASSSAALMVWALLGGMTASAVVLLLAASGRAAGSPLRLVLVGSALGATFHGLTSYVLLGTRSTYDTYRYWTIGSLAGVETAGLLPLLPLAALGLLVALGSARPLSALGLGDDIARSLGHHPGRIRLIVAGAVSLLVGCAVAVAGPIAFLGLLAPYAARALTGARMAPQLVLSALIAADVMILADILARIVIRPWETPVSVLLAFVGGPLLVWIARSSRLSTAGAAA, from the coding sequence GTGCGAGCCATCGACCGGGCCGGATCCGGCCGGCCACTCCCGTCGGAGACGCGCCCCGTCCTCCTGGCCACCGCGGGGCTCGTCCTCCTGCTGCCGGCCCTCGCCCTGCTGTCGCTCCTCATCGGCACCGGATCCAGCTCCGTCGGCGGCGCCTGGGACTACCTGGTCGGCGACCCGGCGGCCCGCGCGGACGCCCAACTCCGGCTTGCCGTCATGGACGTACGCCTCCCGCGCACCCTCGCCGCCGTACTCGTCGGCGCCTGCCTCGGCACGGCCGGCTGCCTCCTCCAGGCCGCGACCCGCAACCCCCTCGCGGAGACCGGGCTGCTCGGCGTCAACTCCGGCGCCGCCTTCGCCGTCGTCCTCGGACTGACATACTTCGGCGCGTCCTCGTCCGCCGCGCTGATGGTGTGGGCCCTGCTCGGCGGCATGACCGCGAGCGCCGTCGTCCTGCTGCTCGCCGCATCCGGGCGCGCCGCCGGCTCCCCGCTGCGGCTCGTCCTCGTGGGCTCCGCGCTCGGCGCCACCTTCCACGGCCTCACGTCGTACGTCCTGCTCGGCACCCGGTCGACGTACGACACCTACCGCTACTGGACGATCGGTTCGCTCGCCGGAGTCGAGACCGCCGGCCTCCTGCCCCTGCTGCCGCTCGCCGCCCTCGGCCTGCTCGTCGCGCTCGGCAGCGCCCGCCCCCTGTCGGCCCTCGGCCTCGGCGACGACATCGCCCGCTCACTCGGCCACCATCCCGGCCGGATCCGACTGATCGTGGCAGGGGCCGTGTCGCTCCTCGTCGGCTGCGCGGTCGCGGTGGCGGGCCCCATCGCCTTCCTCGGACTGCTCGCGCCCTACGCCGCCCGAGCCCTCACCGGGGCACGGATGGCCCCCCAACTCGTCCTGTCCGCACTGATCGCGGCCGATGTCATGATCCTCGCCGACATCCTCGCCCGGATCGTCATCCGGCCCTGGGAGACACCGGTCAGTGTGCTGCTCGCCTTCGTGGGCGGGCCGCTGCTCGTGTGGATCGCCCGCTCGTCGCGCCTCTCCACGGCGGGAGCGGCGGCATGA
- a CDS encoding FecCD family ABC transporter permease: MTEVTSRDVTPPDSTVLRTGGLSWLFPRRGALAVAVLVPLLLVLIALAVLASSTGMSLSQTLSGLLGTGDAGTVMIVRDFRLPRIFVGLMVGAALGIAGCLTQTLAGNRLATPDLVGVNEGATAAVVASAAGSATGMVGDWWLGPLGAVAAAVLVVLCAGGAGAAGYRVLVVGIGVSTFIGAVSDLIMSRENDNTAGGVFLWAVGSLNGRDWNVGTPLLIALLFLVPLSLAAGHRLQLLRFDDDMAASLGVDLRRIRSAALALAVALAGTAVGVGGPIAFVALAAPILAQRLAGPTRVPVLGSALTGVALIAAADALGRVVAPVELPVGVVTSVLGGPFLLWVLFRPDRTTGKA; encoded by the coding sequence ATGACAGAAGTGACATCACGGGATGTGACTCCGCCCGACAGCACGGTGCTGCGCACCGGCGGCCTCTCCTGGCTCTTCCCGCGCCGCGGCGCGCTCGCCGTCGCCGTCCTCGTCCCCCTGCTCCTCGTCCTCATCGCCCTTGCGGTGCTGGCGAGTTCGACCGGGATGAGCCTGTCCCAGACCCTCTCCGGACTGCTCGGCACCGGCGACGCCGGGACCGTCATGATCGTGCGGGACTTCCGGCTGCCACGCATCTTCGTCGGCCTCATGGTGGGCGCCGCCCTTGGTATCGCCGGCTGCCTCACCCAGACCCTCGCGGGCAACCGGCTCGCCACCCCCGACCTCGTCGGCGTCAACGAGGGCGCCACCGCGGCCGTCGTCGCCTCGGCGGCCGGCTCCGCGACCGGCATGGTGGGCGACTGGTGGCTCGGTCCGCTCGGCGCCGTCGCCGCTGCGGTCCTCGTCGTCCTGTGCGCGGGCGGAGCGGGCGCCGCCGGCTACCGCGTCCTGGTGGTCGGCATCGGCGTCTCCACGTTCATCGGCGCAGTGAGCGACCTCATCATGTCCCGCGAGAACGACAACACCGCGGGCGGCGTGTTCCTTTGGGCAGTCGGCAGCCTCAACGGGCGCGACTGGAACGTCGGTACGCCGCTGCTGATCGCCCTGCTGTTCCTGGTCCCCCTCTCGCTGGCGGCCGGGCACCGCCTCCAACTCCTGCGTTTCGACGACGACATGGCGGCCTCGCTCGGCGTCGACCTGCGACGGATACGCTCGGCCGCGCTCGCCCTGGCCGTCGCTCTCGCCGGCACAGCGGTGGGCGTCGGCGGCCCCATCGCCTTCGTCGCCCTCGCCGCCCCGATCCTCGCCCAGCGACTGGCCGGACCCACCCGAGTCCCGGTCCTCGGCTCCGCCCTGACCGGCGTCGCACTCATCGCCGCGGCCGACGCGCTGGGCCGGGTCGTCGCCCCCGTCGAACTCCCCGTCGGTGTCGTCACCAGCGTCCTCGGCGGCCCCTTCCTCCTCTGGGTCCTCTTCCGCCCGGACCGGACCACCGGAAAGGCCTGA
- a CDS encoding ABC transporter ATP-binding protein, with protein MADARGAVLGLEVRALHAGYPGRPVVQDVDLTLPAGQVAAIVGPNGCGKSTLLRAIARLHRPESGTVHADGADIWSLGRRQAAHRVALLPQSPRAPEAVTVAGLVRYGRHPRQGLLRQWSREDEQAVRDALEATGTTELAAERLDRLSGGQRQRCWLAMVLAQHTPVVLLDEPTSALDLGHAVDVLELVREVAATGRTVVMVQHDLAAAARYADTVIAMKNGRVIAQGVPRDTVDEALVKELYALDADILQAPGDASPVVVPRARRTDGRPASEPPSPSPAASAPPSLTPAPSAATE; from the coding sequence ATGGCCGACGCGAGAGGTGCAGTGCTCGGCCTCGAAGTCCGCGCACTGCACGCCGGTTACCCCGGCCGCCCCGTCGTCCAGGACGTCGACCTCACCCTCCCCGCCGGGCAGGTCGCCGCCATAGTCGGCCCCAACGGCTGTGGAAAATCAACCCTGTTGCGCGCCATCGCCCGGCTGCACCGGCCCGAGTCCGGCACGGTCCACGCCGACGGAGCCGACATTTGGAGCCTGGGCCGACGCCAGGCCGCCCACCGGGTCGCCCTGCTCCCGCAATCGCCGCGCGCCCCCGAAGCCGTCACCGTGGCCGGGCTCGTGCGCTACGGCCGCCATCCCCGCCAAGGCCTGCTGCGCCAGTGGTCGCGCGAGGACGAGCAGGCCGTACGCGACGCACTGGAGGCCACCGGTACCACCGAACTGGCCGCCGAACGCCTCGACCGGCTCTCCGGCGGACAACGCCAGCGCTGCTGGCTTGCGATGGTCCTGGCCCAGCACACGCCCGTCGTCCTGCTCGACGAACCCACCAGCGCCCTCGACCTCGGACACGCGGTCGACGTCCTCGAACTCGTCCGCGAGGTCGCCGCCACCGGCCGCACCGTCGTCATGGTCCAGCACGACCTCGCAGCCGCCGCGCGCTACGCCGACACCGTCATCGCCATGAAGAACGGCCGCGTCATCGCCCAGGGCGTCCCCCGCGACACGGTCGACGAGGCCCTGGTGAAGGAGCTCTACGCCCTGGACGCCGACATACTCCAAGCCCCCGGCGACGCCTCGCCGGTCGTCGTACCGCGCGCCCGCCGGACGGACGGACGACCGGCGTCCGAGCCCCCTTCGCCGTCACCGGCAGCCTCCGCGCCTCCTTCGCTCACTCCGGCGCCGTCGGCAGCCACAGAGTGA
- a CDS encoding sensor histidine kinase, translating into MAKGKDTAARPSGTWRARLRRVHSRLSLRNRLVLSHVTVLVVTLGATAVAKILVRGPWNHRVDPDNIGFWTGVAAAVLAAVVLSRFLVRPLDTIRAATRRLAEGRYDTVLELPSEPGFAALVEDVNTLAAALADTERRRARLVSEIAHEMRTPITILHGQIEGMADGIFTPDDAMFASLSDDLDRLRRLASDLSSLSRVEEGAFALHYEDADVAALARATAERLRPQYDGQGVDLTVVADAPVIAFCDPDRVTQVLVNLLGNALIACDAHGSVSVSVHGEAGPQPRVVVRVTDDGVGIPGHDLNRIFSRFERLEHPGRPAPAGGSGIGLTIARGIARAHEGDVTAASPGPGKGATFTLWLPTAPE; encoded by the coding sequence GTGGCCAAGGGAAAAGACACCGCCGCACGCCCCTCGGGCACCTGGCGTGCCCGGCTGCGGCGGGTCCACTCCCGCCTCTCGCTCCGCAACCGTCTGGTGCTCTCCCATGTCACGGTCCTGGTGGTGACACTGGGGGCGACAGCAGTGGCCAAGATCCTGGTCAGGGGCCCCTGGAACCACCGCGTCGACCCCGACAACATCGGCTTCTGGACCGGGGTCGCGGCCGCCGTCCTCGCGGCCGTCGTGCTGTCCCGGTTCCTGGTACGCCCACTGGACACCATCCGCGCGGCCACCCGCCGGCTCGCCGAAGGGCGTTACGACACCGTCCTCGAACTGCCCAGCGAGCCGGGCTTCGCCGCGCTGGTCGAGGACGTGAACACACTGGCGGCCGCGCTCGCCGACACCGAGCGGCGGCGCGCCCGCCTTGTCTCCGAGATCGCCCATGAGATGCGGACCCCCATCACCATCCTGCACGGCCAGATCGAGGGCATGGCCGACGGGATCTTCACACCGGACGACGCGATGTTCGCCTCGCTCTCCGACGACCTCGACCGGCTGCGGCGGCTGGCGTCCGACCTCTCGAGTCTGTCGCGGGTCGAGGAGGGAGCCTTCGCCCTGCACTACGAGGACGCGGACGTCGCCGCGCTGGCCCGGGCCACGGCGGAGCGGCTGCGCCCCCAGTACGACGGCCAGGGGGTGGACCTCACCGTCGTGGCGGACGCACCGGTCATCGCCTTCTGCGATCCCGACCGGGTCACCCAGGTCCTGGTGAACCTGCTCGGCAACGCGCTGATCGCGTGTGACGCGCACGGCAGCGTGTCGGTCTCCGTGCACGGCGAAGCCGGTCCGCAGCCCCGCGTCGTCGTCCGCGTCACGGACGACGGTGTCGGCATCCCCGGGCACGACCTGAACCGGATCTTCAGCCGCTTCGAACGCCTCGAGCACCCGGGGCGGCCCGCCCCGGCCGGCGGCAGCGGCATCGGCCTGACCATCGCCCGGGGCATCGCCCGGGCCCACGAGGGAGACGTCACCGCGGCGTCGCCGGGACCGGGCAAGGGGGCGACCTTCACTCTGTGGCTGCCGACGGCGCCGGAGTGA
- a CDS encoding response regulator transcription factor: MSTQRVLVVDDEPKIRMTVRGYLEADGFQVVEAADGPSGLRAVAQNRPDLVVLDVMLPGLDGFQVLRRIRQSSQVPVIMLTARTEEVDRLIGFTNGSDDYVTKPFSPRELALRVRAILRRTDNGPGGAPDDDGTLRFDGLIADPATRTVVIDGDHTAELSALDFDLLVAMARAPGRVFTRRGLLTQVWGEDFFGDERLVDVHIRTLRRALRDDANAPRFVGTVRAVGYRFIGRPAQGVPAPNPQDTP, translated from the coding sequence ATGAGTACACAGCGCGTTCTGGTCGTCGATGACGAACCCAAGATCCGGATGACCGTACGCGGTTATCTGGAGGCGGACGGGTTCCAGGTGGTGGAGGCCGCCGACGGGCCCTCCGGGTTGCGGGCCGTCGCCCAGAACCGGCCCGACCTGGTGGTCCTCGACGTGATGCTGCCGGGCCTCGACGGCTTCCAGGTACTGCGCCGGATCCGGCAGTCCAGCCAGGTCCCCGTCATCATGCTCACCGCGCGGACCGAGGAGGTGGACCGGCTCATCGGCTTCACCAACGGCAGCGACGACTACGTCACCAAACCGTTCAGTCCGCGCGAACTCGCCCTGCGGGTACGGGCCATCCTGCGGCGTACCGACAACGGCCCCGGAGGGGCTCCGGACGATGACGGCACGCTCCGTTTCGACGGCCTCATCGCCGATCCGGCCACGCGGACGGTCGTGATCGACGGCGACCATACGGCGGAACTGTCCGCCCTCGACTTCGACCTGCTGGTCGCCATGGCCCGTGCTCCCGGCCGCGTGTTCACCCGGCGCGGTCTGCTCACCCAGGTGTGGGGCGAGGACTTCTTCGGTGACGAACGACTCGTGGACGTACACATTCGTACGCTGCGGCGGGCGCTGCGCGACGACGCGAACGCGCCCCGATTCGTGGGCACCGTACGGGCCGTGGGATACCGGTTCATCGGCCGTCCCGCCCAGGGCGTACCGGCCCCGAACCCACAGGACACGCCATAG
- a CDS encoding glycosyltransferase — protein MTELAIILSLLNACCYAAGARLQYDATHQVSPEKPTALSAVVRRPRWLAGLALLGAGTTLHITSLRLAPVTVVQPLGVSAVVVSVLWGLRVRRTGLDRATGLALAAIVVGTGTFAVIASGATVATSVTTTAQFQAGALVLLIVTCCAGLSNVLPGQGRCVARAVGAGSAYGCMSVLLRAAGEEFTSSGVSGALYGTLAGLGLAALAGFWLTQGAQAAGPPEVTVACLTLVDPFVAVVIGVGLLGEAPGLAPATVGTALACWALALTGVLHITRSTPFPHLTASSGPSEPPKCVLQGPRSQRIVIGADTFPPDVNGAANFTQRLAEGLLGRGHEVHIVCPATEAGPGSAVEKGITVHRIASHRTPFHPTFRVCLPWQTARPVARLLDRLSPDVVHIQSHFSVCRALAAAAQRRGTPVVATNHFMPENLLLRDPVARLRMGEAGREIVAEHDIRRTLAAFEDLYLRAAGESAAVAGTLATPVPESEHDEYTARSGRR, from the coding sequence ATGACCGAACTGGCCATCATCCTGAGCCTGTTGAACGCGTGCTGCTACGCGGCGGGCGCGCGACTCCAGTACGACGCGACCCACCAAGTCTCCCCGGAGAAGCCGACCGCGCTGTCGGCCGTCGTGCGGCGACCGCGCTGGCTGGCCGGGCTCGCCCTGCTGGGGGCCGGTACGACACTGCACATCACGTCCTTGCGACTGGCGCCCGTGACGGTCGTGCAACCGCTCGGTGTGAGTGCCGTCGTGGTGAGCGTGCTGTGGGGACTGCGGGTCCGCCGTACCGGGCTCGACCGGGCCACGGGGCTGGCGCTGGCCGCGATCGTCGTCGGGACGGGGACCTTCGCGGTGATCGCTTCGGGTGCCACCGTCGCCACTTCCGTCACGACGACGGCCCAGTTCCAGGCCGGGGCCCTGGTCCTGCTGATCGTGACCTGCTGCGCAGGGCTTTCCAACGTGCTGCCGGGCCAAGGCCGTTGTGTGGCGCGAGCCGTCGGCGCCGGGAGCGCCTACGGCTGTATGTCGGTGCTACTGCGGGCGGCCGGTGAGGAGTTCACGTCATCCGGTGTGAGCGGGGCGCTGTACGGCACGCTCGCCGGACTGGGCCTCGCAGCCCTCGCCGGTTTCTGGCTCACGCAGGGCGCCCAGGCCGCGGGGCCGCCCGAGGTCACGGTCGCCTGCCTCACCCTCGTCGATCCGTTCGTCGCCGTGGTGATCGGGGTCGGTCTGCTCGGCGAGGCCCCCGGGCTCGCCCCGGCCACCGTCGGCACAGCCCTGGCCTGCTGGGCGCTTGCGCTCACGGGGGTGCTCCACATCACCCGTTCAACTCCCTTTCCCCACCTCACCGCGAGTAGCGGACCCTCAGAGCCGCCGAAGTGCGTCCTGCAAGGCCCCCGCTCCCAGCGAATCGTCATCGGCGCCGACACCTTCCCGCCGGACGTGAACGGCGCCGCGAACTTCACCCAGCGGCTCGCCGAGGGGCTCCTGGGCCGGGGGCACGAGGTCCACATCGTCTGCCCCGCGACGGAGGCGGGCCCCGGTAGCGCCGTGGAGAAGGGGATCACCGTGCACCGGATCGCCTCCCACCGGACCCCTTTTCATCCCACCTTCCGCGTCTGTCTGCCCTGGCAGACCGCCCGGCCCGTGGCCCGTCTGCTGGACCGGCTCTCTCCCGACGTGGTGCACATCCAGTCCCACTTCTCCGTTTGCCGGGCGCTGGCGGCCGCCGCACAGCGGCGTGGGACACCCGTGGTGGCCACCAACCACTTCATGCCGGAGAACCTCCTTCTTCGCGATCCCGTGGCCCGCCTGCGGATGGGCGAAGCCGGCAGGGAAATCGTCGCCGAGCACGACATCCGCCGTACGCTGGCGGCATTCGAGGACCTGTATCTCCGGGCCGCCGGAGAATCCGCAGCAGTGGCCGGGACCCTTGCCACGCCTGTGCCGGAAAGTGAGCACGATGAGTACACAGCGCGTTCTGGTCGTCGATGA
- a CDS encoding GntR family transcriptional regulator — protein MPKEARPSTGEQAKQHALTQLRQAILRGDMAPAQRLVENELAEQFGVTRASVRAALIELESEGLVERIRNRGSRVRVVTVEEAVAITECRMALEGLCAAKAAVAASDEQLAELADLGKAMTKAVADGEPITYSELNSEVHARVRQFSGQQVAVELLDRLNAQLVRHRFQLALRPGRPQQSLSEHLAMIEAITARDPQAAEAAVRAHLSSVIDALRD, from the coding sequence ATGCCGAAAGAAGCCCGTCCGAGCACCGGAGAGCAGGCCAAGCAGCACGCGCTCACGCAGCTGCGGCAGGCGATTCTGCGCGGCGACATGGCACCGGCCCAGCGGCTGGTGGAGAACGAGCTCGCTGAGCAGTTCGGTGTGACACGGGCCAGCGTCCGGGCAGCGCTGATCGAGCTGGAGTCGGAGGGACTGGTAGAGCGGATCCGCAACCGGGGATCACGGGTGCGGGTGGTGACGGTCGAGGAAGCGGTGGCCATCACCGAGTGCCGTATGGCCCTCGAAGGGCTGTGCGCGGCCAAGGCGGCCGTCGCGGCCAGCGACGAACAGCTGGCCGAGCTGGCGGACTTGGGCAAGGCGATGACCAAGGCCGTGGCCGACGGCGAGCCGATCACCTACTCCGAGCTCAATAGCGAAGTGCACGCCCGGGTAAGGCAGTTCAGCGGCCAGCAGGTGGCCGTGGAGCTGCTGGATCGGCTCAACGCGCAGCTGGTGCGTCACCGTTTCCAGCTCGCGCTCAGGCCAGGTCGGCCACAGCAGTCCCTGAGCGAGCATCTGGCCATGATCGAGGCGATCACGGCCAGGGACCCGCAGGCGGCCGAAGCGGCCGTCCGCGCCCACCTCAGCAGCGTGATCGACGCGTTGCGCGACTGA
- a CDS encoding PIG-L deacetylase family protein, giving the protein MTHGYAPATPPRSTLVVTAHAGDFVWRAGGAIALAASRGEKVTIACLTFGERGESAKAWREGRNLEEIKAIRREEAEKAAATLGAEVRFFDAGDYPLVATAELTDQLVAVYRETQPDVVLTHPVEDPYNGDHPAANRMALEARVLAQAIGYPGPGEIIGAPPVFYFEPHQPEMSGFKPEVLLDITEVWETKRKAMECLGAQQHLWDYYTDLAVRRGVQLKRNAGPNLGLAHKTMAEAYMRPYPQIAKELA; this is encoded by the coding sequence ATGACGCACGGCTACGCGCCCGCCACCCCACCACGATCAACGCTTGTCGTCACCGCGCATGCCGGAGATTTCGTGTGGCGGGCCGGTGGCGCGATCGCCCTGGCCGCCTCCCGCGGAGAGAAGGTCACCATCGCGTGCCTGACCTTCGGCGAGCGCGGCGAGTCCGCCAAGGCCTGGCGCGAGGGCAGGAACCTCGAGGAGATCAAGGCGATACGCCGCGAGGAGGCCGAGAAGGCCGCCGCCACCCTCGGCGCCGAGGTCCGCTTCTTCGACGCCGGCGACTACCCGCTGGTCGCCACCGCCGAGCTGACCGACCAGCTGGTGGCCGTGTACCGCGAGACCCAGCCCGACGTCGTGCTCACCCACCCCGTCGAGGACCCGTACAACGGCGACCACCCGGCCGCCAACCGGATGGCGCTCGAGGCCCGCGTCCTCGCGCAGGCCATCGGCTACCCCGGCCCGGGCGAGATCATCGGCGCCCCGCCGGTCTTCTACTTCGAGCCGCACCAGCCCGAGATGAGCGGCTTCAAGCCCGAGGTGCTCCTCGACATCACCGAGGTCTGGGAGACCAAGCGCAAGGCGATGGAGTGCCTCGGCGCCCAGCAGCACCTGTGGGACTACTACACCGACCTCGCCGTCCGCCGCGGCGTCCAGCTCAAGCGCAACGCGGGTCCCAACCTGGGCCTGGCCCACAAGACCATGGCCGAGGCCTACATGCGCCCCTACCCGCAGATCGCGAAGGAACTGGCATGA
- a CDS encoding 4-carboxy-4-hydroxy-2-oxoadipate aldolase/oxaloacetate decarboxylase, with product MSGVIITNPPKADLKDVEALAGYGVATVHEAMGRTGLLGTHLRPVQQDTRVAGTAVTVLSWPGDNLMIHAAVEQCGEGDILVVTTTSPSTDGMFGELFATALKQRGVRGVVTNAGIRDTAELREMGFPAWAAAVSPQGTVKATGGSVNVPVVIGGQFIRPGDVILADDDGVVCVPREQARQAAEASEARENKEAATRAAFIEGQLGLDRYGLRETLVRLGVTYQSYDDHVRDGAES from the coding sequence ATGAGCGGCGTGATCATCACCAACCCGCCGAAGGCGGACCTCAAGGATGTCGAGGCGCTCGCCGGATACGGCGTCGCCACCGTCCACGAGGCGATGGGCCGCACCGGCCTGCTCGGCACGCACCTGCGCCCGGTCCAGCAGGACACCCGGGTCGCCGGTACCGCGGTCACGGTGCTCAGCTGGCCCGGCGACAACCTCATGATCCACGCGGCGGTCGAGCAGTGCGGTGAAGGCGACATCCTGGTCGTCACCACCACCTCGCCCTCCACCGACGGCATGTTCGGCGAGCTGTTCGCCACCGCGCTCAAGCAGCGCGGGGTGCGCGGAGTGGTGACCAACGCGGGCATCCGCGACACCGCCGAGCTGCGCGAGATGGGCTTCCCGGCCTGGGCCGCCGCGGTCAGCCCGCAGGGCACCGTCAAGGCGACCGGCGGGTCGGTCAACGTGCCCGTGGTGATCGGCGGCCAGTTCATCCGTCCCGGAGACGTGATCCTCGCCGACGACGACGGCGTGGTCTGCGTGCCCCGTGAGCAGGCCCGCCAGGCGGCCGAGGCGTCCGAGGCCCGCGAGAACAAGGAGGCCGCCACCCGCGCCGCCTTCATCGAGGGCCAGCTCGGACTCGACAGGTACGGCCTGCGCGAGACCCTCGTACGTCTCGGCGTGACCTACCAGTCGTACGACGACCACGTGCGGGACGGAGCCGAGTCGTGA